The Candidatus Binatia bacterium genome includes a window with the following:
- a CDS encoding acyl-CoA carboxylase subunit beta translates to MGLKQNIEKFTELNRKADAGGGEDKIRRQHEQGKLLARERLDILLDHGSFVEMDRLRTHDCTDFDMAGKKIPGDAVVTGYGMIDGRLVYVYAQDFTVFGGSLSGVVAEKICKVMDLAMKNGAPVIGINDSGGARIQEGVVSLAGYGEIFLRNVLASGVVPQISAIMGPCAGGAVYSPAITDFIFMLKTNSYMFITGPDVIKAVTHEEVTKEELGGAETHNAKSGVAHFSAEGEKECLLMIRELMGFLPSNNQEEPPFHPTDDDPSRQERKLRDLVPDNPNRPYDMKELIGAVMDEGYFYEVQRNFAPNIVVGFARLGGRSVGVVANQPAHLAGCLDIDASVKAARFIRFCDCFNVPIVTFVDVPGFLPGTTQEFNGIIRHGAKLLYAYAEATVPKITVITRKAYGGGYIVMSSKHLRGDVNLVYPTGEVAVMGPEGAINIVFREALEKAGDPEKAREELAANYREMFANPFKIAEFGYVDQVIYPEETRPVLIRSLEMLKNKRDQNPPKKHGNIPL, encoded by the coding sequence ATGGGGTTGAAGCAGAATATCGAAAAGTTCACGGAGCTTAACCGAAAAGCCGACGCGGGCGGCGGCGAGGACAAGATCCGCCGGCAGCACGAGCAAGGGAAGCTTCTGGCGCGCGAGCGCCTCGATATCCTGCTCGACCACGGGAGCTTCGTCGAGATGGACCGGCTGCGCACGCACGACTGCACCGACTTCGACATGGCCGGCAAGAAAATCCCCGGCGACGCGGTCGTGACGGGCTATGGGATGATCGATGGCCGGCTGGTTTACGTTTACGCGCAGGACTTCACTGTCTTCGGCGGCAGCTTGAGCGGCGTCGTGGCGGAGAAGATCTGCAAGGTCATGGACCTGGCGATGAAAAACGGCGCGCCGGTGATCGGCATCAACGACTCGGGCGGCGCGCGGATTCAGGAAGGGGTCGTGAGTCTCGCGGGCTACGGCGAGATTTTTCTGCGCAACGTGCTGGCCTCGGGCGTAGTGCCGCAAATCTCCGCGATCATGGGACCCTGCGCCGGCGGTGCGGTTTATTCTCCCGCCATCACCGACTTCATCTTCATGCTGAAGACCAACAGTTACATGTTCATCACCGGCCCCGACGTCATCAAGGCCGTGACCCACGAGGAGGTCACCAAGGAAGAGCTGGGCGGCGCCGAGACGCACAACGCCAAGAGCGGAGTGGCCCATTTTTCCGCCGAAGGCGAAAAGGAATGTCTCCTGATGATTCGCGAGCTGATGGGATTCCTGCCCAGCAATAATCAGGAAGAGCCGCCGTTCCATCCGACCGACGACGATCCCTCGCGGCAAGAAAGAAAGCTGAGAGATCTGGTTCCCGATAACCCCAACCGCCCCTATGACATGAAAGAGCTGATTGGCGCGGTGATGGACGAGGGATACTTTTACGAGGTGCAGCGGAATTTCGCCCCCAACATCGTCGTCGGCTTTGCGCGCCTCGGCGGAAGATCGGTCGGCGTCGTGGCCAATCAACCGGCGCACCTGGCCGGCTGCCTCGATATCGACGCCTCGGTCAAGGCGGCGCGCTTCATCCGGTTTTGCGATTGCTTCAACGTTCCGATCGTGACCTTCGTCGATGTGCCCGGATTTTTGCCCGGCACGACGCAGGAATTCAACGGCATCATCCGCCACGGCGCCAAGCTCCTTTACGCCTACGCCGAGGCGACGGTTCCCAAGATCACCGTGATCACGCGCAAGGCGTACGGCGGCGGCTACATCGTGATGTCGAGCAAGCACCTCAGAGGCGACGTCAATCTGGTTTACCCGACGGGAGAAGTTGCGGTGATGGGACCGGAAGGCGCGATCAACATCGTGTTTCGCGAGGCGTTGGAAAAAGCGGGCGATCCGGAAAAGGCGCGCGAAGAGCTCGCGGCGAATTACCGCGAGATGTTCGCCAACCCGTTCAAGATCGCCGAATTCGGCTACGTGGATCAGGTGATCTATCCCGAGGAGACGCGCCCCGTTTTGATCCGCTCGCTCGAAATGCTGAAGAACAAGCGTGACCAGAACCCGCCGAAGAAGCATGGCAATATCCCGCTGTAG
- a CDS encoding Xaa-Pro peptidase family protein — protein sequence MRKNDETLLLVAASEGDANMLYATAFFAPDPFIFFSHKGRKNMVMSDLEIDRAKQQADVDHVLSLSHCQSELRKKGAQAPTTADVLELIFHEKGIRNIVVPANFPTLLADELRARKFVLTVRKDQFFPEREKKRCDEVRKIRASLRAAEIGLEAGIHTLKKAKIGRDRYLYIGGARLTSERLKTAVNTAIMAEGWVPSHTIVSSGDQCCDPHHEGSGPIKAHTSIIFDIFPRSQKTGYFGDLSRTVVRGRASERLKEAYVTVQAGQEVAYRAIRHGADGKEIHQKILALFEQRGFPTGKIDGRMQGFFHGTGHGLGLDIHEPPRISPGAATLRAGHVVTVEPGLYYIGMGGVRLEDVVLVTKTGNRNLTREIPQFLEI from the coding sequence ATGCGAAAGAACGACGAAACTTTGCTGCTCGTTGCCGCCAGCGAAGGCGACGCCAATATGCTCTACGCGACGGCGTTCTTCGCCCCCGACCCATTCATTTTTTTCTCGCACAAGGGAAGAAAAAACATGGTGATGAGCGATCTCGAGATCGACCGCGCCAAACAACAGGCGGACGTGGACCATGTCCTGTCGCTTTCTCATTGTCAGTCGGAGCTTAGAAAGAAAGGCGCCCAGGCACCGACCACGGCAGATGTCCTGGAACTCATCTTTCACGAAAAAGGCATCCGCAACATCGTCGTTCCCGCTAACTTCCCGACCCTGCTCGCCGACGAACTAAGGGCGCGAAAATTCGTCCTTACCGTGAGAAAAGATCAGTTCTTTCCGGAGCGCGAGAAAAAAAGGTGCGACGAGGTGAGAAAAATTCGCGCCTCGCTGCGCGCCGCCGAGATCGGTCTGGAGGCCGGCATCCATACATTGAAGAAGGCCAAGATCGGCCGCGACCGCTACCTATATATAGGAGGCGCGCGGCTGACCTCGGAACGGCTCAAGACCGCGGTCAACACCGCCATCATGGCCGAGGGGTGGGTGCCGAGCCACACGATCGTTTCCTCGGGCGACCAGTGCTGCGACCCGCATCATGAGGGCAGCGGCCCGATCAAGGCACATACCTCGATCATCTTCGACATCTTTCCCCGCTCGCAAAAGACCGGCTACTTCGGCGATTTGAGCCGCACCGTCGTGCGCGGGCGCGCCTCCGAGCGCCTGAAGGAAGCCTACGTTACGGTCCAGGCCGGACAGGAAGTCGCGTATCGCGCGATCCGCCACGGCGCGGACGGCAAAGAAATTCACCAAAAGATTCTGGCGTTGTTCGAGCAGAGGGGGTTTCCGACCGGAAAGATCGACGGAAGGATGCAAGGTTTCTTCCATGGCACCGGCCACGGACTCGGCCTCGACATTCACGAGCCGCCGCGCATCTCTCCCGGCGCGGCCACGCTCCGCGCCGGCCACGTCGTCACCGTCGAGCCCGGACTCTATTATATAGGCATGGGCGGCGTGCGCCTCGAAGATGTCGTTCTCGTCACCAAGACCGGCAACCGAAATCTGACGCGCGAGATTCCTCAGTTTTTGGAGATCTAA
- a CDS encoding extracellular solute-binding protein produces the protein MSRAVFVVISLLTTLADAHGQSDGWKKEWEKTVAAAKKEGQVSVYIGGWEAVIESGAFQKAYPEIKVTWVGGRGGETAKRILAERRAGKYLADVSSEGIGSNYRTLHAANSFDPLKPALLLPEVTNESLWWQGKHRYADPEAQFVFRYVGLPQRGNISYNTKLASSKDIHSVWDLVDPKWKGKIVARDVRSPGPGNAPMRFFYHHAAIGPDFIKRLFGEMDVTLFRDFRQGVDWLASGKAILCLFCSDIDQAKQQGLPVDEFASFKEGAALHTQYGTLAFVNRAPNPNAAKVFINWFLSREGQIALQKSLKSADEAPDSLRIDIPKDDVKPENRRLAGVNYLDLDSKPEWTDMKPILAVFEEALAKKK, from the coding sequence ATGTCGCGCGCCGTGTTCGTTGTTATTTCTCTATTGACAACGCTGGCCGACGCCCACGGCCAATCCGACGGCTGGAAAAAAGAGTGGGAAAAAACCGTCGCAGCCGCTAAGAAAGAAGGCCAGGTGAGCGTCTACATCGGCGGCTGGGAAGCCGTGATCGAATCCGGCGCCTTTCAGAAGGCCTATCCTGAAATCAAGGTGACCTGGGTCGGCGGGCGCGGCGGCGAGACGGCCAAGCGCATCCTGGCAGAGCGCCGCGCCGGAAAATATCTAGCCGACGTGAGCAGCGAAGGCATCGGGTCGAATTACCGGACGCTGCACGCCGCCAACAGCTTCGATCCCCTCAAGCCCGCGCTTCTACTTCCCGAGGTGACGAACGAATCTCTCTGGTGGCAGGGCAAGCACCGCTACGCCGATCCGGAGGCGCAGTTTGTTTTCCGCTACGTCGGCCTCCCCCAGCGAGGGAACATCTCCTACAACACGAAGCTCGCAAGTTCCAAGGATATTCATTCCGTCTGGGACCTCGTCGATCCGAAATGGAAAGGCAAGATTGTCGCGCGGGACGTGAGGAGCCCCGGCCCCGGCAACGCGCCGATGCGCTTTTTCTACCATCATGCGGCGATCGGCCCCGATTTTATCAAGCGCCTCTTCGGCGAGATGGACGTGACGCTCTTCCGCGACTTCCGCCAGGGCGTGGACTGGCTCGCGAGCGGCAAAGCGATCCTCTGCCTTTTCTGCTCGGACATCGACCAGGCGAAGCAGCAGGGGCTGCCGGTGGATGAGTTCGCGAGCTTCAAAGAAGGCGCGGCGCTGCACACGCAGTACGGCACCCTCGCCTTCGTGAACCGCGCGCCGAATCCGAACGCGGCCAAAGTATTCATCAACTGGTTCCTTTCGCGCGAGGGACAGATCGCGCTGCAAAAATCCCTCAAGAGCGCGGATGAGGCGCCGGACTCCCTTAGGATCGATATCCCGAAGGACGACGTCAAGCCCGAGAACCGGCGCTTGGCGGGGGTCAATTATCTCGATCTGGACAGCAAACCCGAATGGACGGACATGAAGCCGATTCTCGCCGTCTTCGAAGAAGCGCTGGCGAAGAAAAAATGA
- a CDS encoding Gfo/Idh/MocA family oxidoreductase: MATIKLGIAGLGNAGHAVMRDLGAISGVALAAVADVRKEALDSFRAKNPAVKFFDSVAAMCQSGGIDAVWIATPNEFHAEHAVAAASAGKHVVCEKPMAVTLEECDRMIAAAAGNKVKLLMHSKAGDPPIERMREVVASGRLGRTIQINSWNYKGWLRSARLPEELDTAKGGGVVYRQGAHQADIVRAVGGGMVKSVRAVAGKWRPRFDTEGNYTAFLEFEDGTPATLVFNGYGGFDITELTWGIGEGGYAASDDSAREPAAQGPISAAAKYSAPTRAEQRRREGARKQPFFGLTLVSCERGDIRQSPDGLYLYTDNGREEISCPPFLDRAGDLLKMYEAVTQNRPVFADGNWGKATLEVVLAILQSSKERREIALSHQVPSF, translated from the coding sequence ATGGCAACTATAAAACTAGGCATTGCCGGCCTCGGCAACGCCGGCCACGCGGTCATGCGCGATCTCGGCGCGATCTCCGGCGTCGCCCTCGCCGCCGTCGCCGACGTGAGGAAAGAGGCACTGGATTCTTTTCGCGCCAAAAATCCCGCAGTAAAATTCTTCGACTCCGTCGCGGCGATGTGCCAGAGCGGCGGCATCGACGCGGTTTGGATCGCGACGCCGAACGAGTTTCATGCCGAGCACGCCGTCGCGGCGGCGAGCGCCGGCAAGCACGTCGTCTGCGAAAAACCGATGGCGGTCACACTGGAAGAGTGCGACCGGATGATCGCGGCCGCCGCCGGCAACAAAGTAAAATTGCTGATGCACTCGAAGGCGGGCGACCCGCCCATCGAGAGGATGAGAGAGGTCGTCGCGAGCGGACGGTTGGGGCGGACGATTCAGATCAATTCGTGGAATTATAAAGGCTGGCTCAGGAGCGCGCGCCTGCCGGAGGAACTGGACACGGCCAAAGGCGGCGGCGTCGTTTACCGCCAGGGCGCGCACCAGGCGGACATCGTGCGCGCGGTCGGCGGCGGCATGGTGAAGAGCGTGCGCGCCGTCGCCGGCAAATGGCGCCCGCGCTTCGACACGGAGGGAAACTACACGGCGTTTCTGGAGTTCGAAGACGGCACGCCGGCGACGCTCGTGTTCAACGGCTACGGCGGCTTCGATATCACGGAGCTGACCTGGGGCATCGGCGAAGGCGGCTACGCGGCGTCGGATGATTCAGCTCGAGAGCCGGCGGCTCAAGGACCGATAAGCGCCGCGGCAAAATATTCCGCGCCGACAAGAGCGGAGCAGCGCCGGCGCGAAGGCGCGCGTAAGCAGCCGTTTTTCGGTTTGACTTTGGTGAGCTGCGAGAGGGGCGATATCCGCCAGTCGCCGGACGGACTCTATCTATACACGGACAACGGCCGGGAGGAGATTTCTTGCCCGCCGTTCCTGGACCGCGCCGGAGATCTATTAAAAATGTACGAGGCCGTGACGCAGAACCGGCCCGTATTTGCCGACGGAAATTGGGGCAAGGCGACGCTGGAGGTCGTCCTCGCCATCCTTCAGTCATCCAAGGAGCGCCGCGAGATCGCGCTCTCGCACCAGGTCCCCTCTTTTTAG
- a CDS encoding ferritin-like domain-containing protein: protein MATTQPFLTDVKTLRERARQHMEEGAVTPGYSADRQNVVKILNDVLATEIVCNLRYRRHYFMATGIHAQVAADEFLQHANEEQGHADQVAERIVQLGGEPNFSPAGLLTRSHAEYVEGNSLAEMIQEDLVAERIAIDSYREIVRYLGNDDPTTRRLMENILAVEEEHADDLVNLMEKIGN from the coding sequence ATGGCAACCACGCAACCGTTTTTAACCGACGTCAAAACATTGCGCGAGCGCGCGCGGCAGCACATGGAGGAGGGCGCGGTCACGCCGGGATACAGCGCCGACCGGCAAAACGTCGTGAAAATTTTAAACGACGTGCTGGCGACGGAAATCGTCTGCAATCTCCGCTACCGGCGCCACTACTTCATGGCCACGGGGATTCACGCTCAGGTCGCGGCGGACGAATTTTTGCAGCACGCAAACGAAGAGCAAGGCCACGCCGATCAGGTGGCGGAGCGGATCGTTCAGCTCGGCGGCGAGCCCAACTTCTCGCCCGCCGGGCTGCTGACCCGGAGCCATGCGGAGTACGTCGAGGGAAACTCGCTCGCGGAAATGATCCAGGAAGACCTGGTGGCCGAAAGAATCGCCATCGACAGCTATCGGGAGATCGTCCGCTATCTCGGCAACGACGATCCCACGACGCGGCGGCTGATGGAGAACATTCTAGCGGTGGAGGAAGAGCACGCCGACGATCTCGTCAATCTGATGGAGAAGATCGGCAACTAA
- a CDS encoding integron integrase, whose translation MGPSNAKGLLSSINQGITAPNVPVNTLSATQKPKLLDQVRHAIRIRHYSPRTEETYVHWIKRFIFFHNKRHPVEMGEKEIARFLSSLATDSHVSASTQNQALNAVLFLYREVLRKEIGYVEGVVRAKRPHRLPVVLTRQEVKSILGVLGHSDWLMVMLLYGAGLRLLECLQLRVKDIDFAGNQILVRAGKGDKDRHTMLPAAVKEPLTKHLDLIRRQHQRDLEHGTGRVSLPNALERKYPNAAKEWVWQWVFPATSHYADPATGEKRRHHLHESVLQKAVKQAVKKAGISKPATPHTFRHSFATHLLEDGYDIRTVQELLGHKDVSTTMIYTHVLNRGGRGVNSPADRLW comes from the coding sequence ATGGGGCCTTCGAATGCAAAAGGGCTGCTCTCTTCCATTAACCAAGGGATCACCGCGCCCAACGTTCCGGTCAACACTCTATCGGCGACGCAGAAGCCCAAGCTGCTCGATCAAGTCCGCCACGCGATCCGCATCCGGCACTACAGCCCGAGAACCGAGGAAACCTACGTACACTGGATCAAACGGTTTATCTTTTTCCATAACAAACGCCATCCGGTGGAGATGGGTGAAAAAGAAATCGCCCGGTTCCTCTCCAGTCTCGCAACCGACTCCCACGTAAGCGCCTCTACACAAAACCAAGCCTTAAACGCTGTCTTGTTTCTTTACCGCGAGGTTTTGCGTAAAGAGATCGGTTATGTGGAGGGAGTAGTGCGGGCAAAGCGGCCGCACAGGCTCCCGGTTGTCTTGACACGACAGGAGGTCAAATCAATCCTCGGCGTCCTCGGTCATTCCGATTGGCTCATGGTGATGCTCCTCTACGGCGCGGGCCTGAGGCTGCTGGAGTGTTTGCAGCTAAGGGTCAAAGACATAGATTTTGCCGGCAACCAAATTCTCGTGCGAGCCGGCAAGGGTGATAAAGACCGGCACACGATGCTTCCTGCAGCCGTGAAAGAGCCGCTCACCAAGCACCTTGACTTGATAAGACGACAGCACCAGCGCGACCTTGAGCACGGCACGGGGCGAGTTTCTCTCCCCAACGCCCTTGAACGCAAGTACCCAAACGCAGCCAAAGAATGGGTGTGGCAGTGGGTATTTCCCGCAACCAGTCACTACGCTGATCCAGCGACCGGAGAGAAACGCAGGCATCATCTGCACGAATCGGTCTTGCAAAAAGCGGTGAAACAAGCCGTGAAGAAAGCCGGAATATCAAAGCCAGCAACGCCGCATACCTTCCGACATTCATTTGCCACCCATTTACTTGAAGACGGGTACGATATTCGGACGGTCCAAGAGTTATTGGGTCACAAGGATGTCAGCACCACGATGATTTACACTCACGTGCTGAACCGAGGCGGACGGGGAGTCAATAGCCCAGCCGACCGGTTATGGTAG